A region from the Parasphingopyxis sp. CP4 genome encodes:
- a CDS encoding SPOR domain-containing protein yields MKPSIAKIAASTLAVGASIAGFTPLLQGALSTGTSASDSRAISQAADAASSARAALADNDGIAAIRHAERAVQALPNSAEYRHLLGRSYLAAGRFASAETSFQDALTINPDLGRTAFNLALSQIAQGKHSNALSELNNLEGRLGASDLGLAMALAGNHERAISILQQASRANGGDPRARQNLALTYALAGRWAEARITAAQDVSVADLEGRMQDWSQFASAEHDYEQVSSLLGVTADLTDPGQPIRLALAPQSDAIMTAEAPVAEEYIEENPVVAVTAPVEESTFTEVEVPEVIEADETPMRVAAAETEEFTPPAADAFIVEEEDAFAPVEADEAIAAAAAPVEEPIVALTAPVVAAEAPAEEEWLAVLRAARAPERPVEAVAPVAQPEAPAVQARQSDGRYVIQLGAFATQSNVQVAWNRALRRHNALSNYAPSGATIEHGRTLYRLSFGGFETRGEANRMCRTLRSRGQDCFVRVRAGDAPLQMAARTGAGAATLR; encoded by the coding sequence ATGAAACCGAGCATCGCAAAAATCGCTGCATCGACATTGGCCGTAGGCGCCTCGATTGCTGGCTTCACGCCGCTTCTGCAGGGCGCGCTTTCCACCGGGACCAGCGCGAGCGACAGTCGCGCAATTTCGCAAGCTGCCGACGCAGCGTCCAGCGCCCGGGCCGCCTTGGCTGACAATGACGGCATCGCTGCAATCCGCCATGCGGAACGCGCGGTTCAGGCTCTGCCCAACAGCGCGGAATATCGCCATCTTCTGGGCCGCTCCTATCTCGCTGCGGGTCGCTTTGCTTCGGCAGAAACCAGTTTCCAGGATGCGTTGACGATCAATCCAGACCTAGGTCGCACGGCGTTCAACCTGGCGCTCTCACAGATTGCTCAGGGCAAGCACAGCAATGCGCTGTCTGAACTGAACAATCTTGAAGGCCGCCTTGGAGCGTCTGATCTCGGTCTTGCCATGGCTCTGGCCGGTAATCATGAGCGCGCTATCTCAATCCTTCAACAGGCATCGCGCGCCAATGGCGGCGATCCTCGGGCTCGTCAGAATCTGGCGCTGACCTATGCATTGGCCGGTCGTTGGGCGGAAGCCCGCATCACGGCAGCGCAGGATGTTAGCGTTGCCGATCTTGAAGGCCGGATGCAGGACTGGAGCCAGTTCGCATCAGCTGAACATGACTATGAACAGGTGTCGAGCCTTTTGGGTGTTACGGCCGATCTCACGGATCCCGGTCAGCCGATTCGCCTCGCACTCGCTCCGCAGTCTGACGCAATCATGACCGCCGAAGCGCCTGTCGCAGAGGAATATATCGAAGAAAACCCGGTTGTTGCTGTTACGGCACCAGTTGAGGAATCGACGTTCACGGAAGTCGAAGTGCCTGAGGTTATCGAAGCAGACGAAACGCCGATGCGCGTTGCGGCGGCCGAGACCGAAGAGTTTACGCCTCCGGCTGCGGACGCCTTCATCGTTGAAGAAGAAGATGCTTTTGCGCCGGTTGAAGCAGACGAGGCCATCGCCGCCGCCGCTGCGCCGGTCGAAGAGCCGATCGTTGCGCTCACGGCGCCGGTTGTTGCCGCTGAAGCACCAGCCGAAGAAGAATGGCTCGCTGTACTGCGCGCTGCACGTGCTCCAGAGCGTCCGGTTGAAGCCGTTGCGCCGGTTGCGCAGCCTGAAGCACCTGCTGTCCAAGCCCGTCAGTCGGACGGTCGCTATGTGATCCAGCTTGGTGCCTTTGCCACCCAGTCAAATGTCCAGGTTGCCTGGAACCGCGCTCTTCGCCGGCACAATGCCTTGTCGAATTACGCTCCGTCAGGCGCAACCATTGAACATGGTCGTACTCTCTATCGCCTGTCTTTCGGCGGTTTTGAAACCCGCGGCGAAGCCAATCGCATGTGCCGAACATTGCGTTCGCGTGGTCAGGACTGTTTTGTCCGCGTCCGCGCCGGTGATGCGCCGCTGCAGATGGCTGCCCGTACGGGTGCCGGAGCTGCAACGCTTCGCTAG
- a CDS encoding dihydroorotase family protein encodes MTALSITGGIIIDPIGGNAEPGDIACTGLNITPDAGKEAQQIDANGLHVAPGIIDLGAFDVDIPACIAGGITRVALMPDQSPVIDEPAMVQHAAAAGKPDLWVHPIGAATLRLGGEELGEFGLMKRAGAVAISTGRRQITNSSTMQRVLSYAAALDLIVIAHAEDTGLSGDAVATHGETATRLGLPSASAISEAIAISRDLLLAEEAGAHIHFRTVTTARGFDLIRAAKARGVRVTCGITPGHLLLCDVDIGAYRTFAKLSPPLRSAEDRDACLTALADGTIDVICSGHDPQGPEAKRLPYADAESGMSGAETLLALSLNLVRDGHIDMPRLFALLSANPAQLLGLEGGNLTEGAPADLVVFDADAPWRVDTDSMAASAGNTPFDALPVQGKVIHTIKGGRPLDRPPS; translated from the coding sequence ATGACCGCACTGTCCATCACCGGCGGCATAATCATAGACCCGATTGGCGGAAACGCAGAGCCAGGCGACATCGCCTGTACCGGACTCAACATCACTCCAGATGCCGGAAAAGAAGCTCAGCAAATTGATGCAAATGGTCTCCATGTTGCGCCGGGCATTATCGACTTGGGCGCATTCGACGTCGATATCCCTGCATGCATTGCTGGCGGCATTACCCGCGTCGCGCTGATGCCGGATCAGTCCCCGGTCATCGATGAACCGGCAATGGTCCAGCATGCTGCGGCAGCCGGCAAACCCGATCTCTGGGTCCATCCGATTGGCGCAGCCACGCTGCGCCTGGGTGGCGAAGAACTCGGTGAATTCGGTTTGATGAAACGCGCTGGTGCAGTCGCGATTTCGACGGGTCGCAGACAGATTACCAACAGCAGCACGATGCAGCGCGTGCTGAGTTATGCGGCCGCGCTCGACCTTATTGTGATCGCGCATGCGGAAGATACCGGCCTGTCCGGTGACGCCGTCGCCACCCATGGCGAAACGGCGACCCGGCTCGGCCTGCCCAGTGCATCCGCAATCTCCGAAGCGATCGCCATCAGCCGCGATCTCTTGCTGGCCGAGGAAGCGGGCGCCCATATCCACTTTCGCACCGTGACCACAGCCCGCGGATTTGACCTAATACGTGCCGCCAAGGCGCGCGGCGTTCGGGTGACCTGCGGGATTACGCCCGGGCATCTGTTGCTTTGCGATGTCGATATCGGCGCCTATAGGACATTCGCCAAATTGTCGCCGCCCTTGCGCAGTGCCGAGGATCGCGACGCGTGTCTGACGGCCTTGGCCGATGGCACGATTGACGTCATCTGTTCCGGCCATGATCCCCAAGGTCCCGAAGCGAAACGCCTTCCCTATGCCGATGCCGAATCTGGCATGTCGGGAGCCGAGACCTTGCTGGCCCTTTCGCTGAACCTGGTGCGTGACGGGCATATCGACATGCCACGGCTATTTGCGTTGCTGTCGGCCAATCCGGCACAACTGCTCGGTCTTGAGGGTGGAAATCTGACCGAGGGCGCGCCGGCAGATCTGGTTGTCTTCGATGCCGACGCACCATGGCGGGTCGATACCGACTCAATGGCGGCAAGTGCCGGAAACACGCCGTTCGACGCACTGCCCGTTCAAGGCAAGGTCATCCATACGATAAAGGGCGGCCGACCCCTGGATCGTCCGCCCTCTTAA
- a CDS encoding aspartate carbamoyltransferase catalytic subunit: MQNAIPTAAATPEGAHPFPHRHLTGIYGLQPWEITFLLDEAEQWVDLNRQSTKHDDRLAGLTQMNAFFEASTRTLLSFEVAGKRLGADVVNMNAAQSSVKKGETLIDTAVTLNAMRADVIVIRHQASGAVQLIADKVDCPVLNAGDGWHEHPTQGLLDALTIRRRRGSFEKLRIAICGDILHSRVARSNILALTALGAEVNVIAPPTLMPPAIERLGVTPFTDFDAGLAGADVVMMLRLQNERMRGGFIPSPREYFALYGLTRERLERAAPNALVMHPGPMNRGIEIASDIADDLERSAITEQVEMGVAVRMACLDVLTRKQRGVEGWA, encoded by the coding sequence ATGCAAAACGCGATTCCCACTGCTGCGGCCACTCCCGAAGGCGCGCACCCGTTCCCGCACAGGCATCTCACCGGTATTTACGGTCTACAGCCTTGGGAAATAACCTTTCTTCTCGACGAAGCCGAGCAATGGGTGGACCTCAATCGGCAATCAACGAAGCATGATGATCGGCTTGCCGGGCTGACGCAGATGAATGCCTTCTTCGAAGCCTCGACTCGGACGCTGCTGTCGTTCGAGGTCGCTGGCAAACGCCTGGGCGCCGATGTTGTGAACATGAATGCTGCGCAATCGAGCGTAAAAAAGGGCGAAACGCTGATCGATACGGCCGTCACGCTCAATGCGATGCGCGCCGATGTCATCGTGATCCGGCATCAGGCATCCGGTGCGGTGCAGCTCATCGCCGACAAGGTGGATTGTCCGGTTCTCAATGCCGGAGATGGTTGGCACGAACACCCGACCCAAGGGCTGTTGGATGCGCTGACAATCCGTCGACGCCGGGGATCGTTCGAAAAGCTGCGGATAGCGATCTGCGGCGACATCCTCCACAGCCGCGTTGCCCGCTCCAATATTCTCGCACTGACTGCGCTGGGTGCCGAGGTGAATGTCATTGCGCCACCAACCCTTATGCCGCCCGCGATTGAGCGTCTTGGCGTCACACCCTTTACCGATTTCGATGCCGGCCTTGCCGGTGCCGATGTGGTAATGATGCTACGGCTGCAAAATGAGCGTATGCGCGGCGGTTTCATCCCCTCACCGCGCGAATATTTCGCCCTTTACGGCCTGACTCGGGAGCGTCTTGAGCGCGCCGCGCCTAATGCACTGGTTATGCATCCGGGCCCGATGAACCGCGGCATCGAGATTGCGAGCGACATTGCCGACGATCTCGAGCGATCAGCGATTACCGAACAGGTCGAAATGGGCGTTGCTGTCCGCATGGCCTGTCTTGATGTGCTGACCCGCAAGCAACGCGGCGTGGAGGGTTGGGCATGA